One stretch of Nitratiruptor tergarcus DSM 16512 DNA includes these proteins:
- a CDS encoding 3'-5' exonuclease, whose protein sequence is MFWQKWLYRGDFRFLFEPYSGDEVIFIDCETTGLDPKKDEIVSIACLPVKKDKILLSKALYLEVKPQHDISAQSIKIHHLRACDLQGAMVPKEAIERVLYFIKNRPVAGYYVEFDVKMISKYTKKFFGFTLPNKQIEVSGLYYDYKQKAIPQGFIDLKFDTILKSLNLPKFKAHNALNDTIMGAMIYLKLTKRR, encoded by the coding sequence ATGTTTTGGCAAAAGTGGCTATATAGAGGTGATTTTAGGTTTCTTTTTGAACCATACAGTGGTGATGAAGTGATTTTTATCGATTGTGAAACAACTGGACTCGATCCCAAAAAAGATGAGATTGTTTCTATTGCATGTTTGCCTGTCAAAAAAGATAAGATACTTCTCTCGAAAGCACTCTACCTTGAAGTCAAACCACAGCATGATATCAGCGCCCAAAGTATCAAGATCCATCACTTAAGAGCTTGCGATCTGCAAGGTGCGATGGTTCCAAAAGAGGCAATTGAGAGAGTTTTATACTTCATCAAAAATCGCCCAGTAGCGGGGTATTATGTGGAGTTTGATGTGAAGATGATAAGTAAATATACCAAAAAGTTTTTTGGATTCACTCTTCCCAATAAACAGATAGAGGTTTCGGGACTCTACTACGACTATAAACAAAAAGCGATACCGCAAGGGTTTATTGATTTGAAGTTTGATACAATACTTAAAAGTTTGAATTTACCAAAATTCAAAGCACACAACGCCCTCAATGACACTATAATGGGTGCAATGATTTATCTTAAACTTACAAAAAGGAGATAG
- the acs gene encoding acetate--CoA ligase: MEKVPVFDPTPRIKERARINSMDQYWQMVKEAESDYEGFWDKLAKEKINWREPYTKVLDESEAPFYKWFVGGKLNVTEQCIDRHLETKKNKAAIIWEGEPGDKRVITYLELYYEVNRFANLLKSKFGIKKGDRVVIYMPMIPEAAFAMLACARIGAIHSVVFGGFSAEALRDRIQDAQAKLVITADGAYRRGKPYMLKPVVDVALAKDCESVEAVLVVRRNNEEIKWHDHRDYDYNELIKDMPARCEPEIMDSEDPLFLLYTSGSTGKPKGVQHSQAGYILWAQLTMEWVFDIKDTDTYWCTADVGWITGHTYIVYGPLAAGATTMMYEGVPVYPDAGRWWRMIEEYRVNQFYTAPTAIRLLHKLGADEPDKYDLSSLYILGTVGEPINPDAWMWYFEKVGRGQCPIVDTWWQTETGGHMISPLPGATPIKPGSATFPLPGIFAEIIDTDGNKKEPNEKGYLCITKPWPSMIRTIWGDPDRFVKSYFGTCKKDGKPVYFSGDGAIYDEEGYIWITGRMDDVINVSGHRLGTAEIEAAIGHHPRVAECAVVGKPHEVKGESVFAFVVLKDDEGVADEMELIKEINEVITKDIGPLAKCDEIAFVPGLPKTRSGKIMRRILRSIAKGEEIKQDTSTLEDPSVVEKIIQIVQG, from the coding sequence ATGGAAAAAGTACCTGTTTTTGACCCCACACCAAGGATTAAGGAGCGAGCTCGCATTAATTCTATGGATCAATATTGGCAAATGGTAAAAGAGGCTGAGAGTGATTATGAGGGATTTTGGGATAAACTCGCAAAAGAAAAAATCAACTGGCGTGAGCCTTATACAAAAGTGCTTGATGAAAGTGAAGCACCATTTTACAAATGGTTTGTAGGTGGAAAGCTCAACGTCACTGAACAGTGTATCGATAGACACTTAGAAACGAAAAAGAATAAAGCTGCAATCATCTGGGAAGGCGAGCCGGGAGACAAAAGAGTTATCACTTACTTAGAGCTCTACTATGAAGTGAACCGCTTTGCAAACTTACTGAAAAGCAAATTTGGGATTAAAAAAGGTGATAGAGTCGTTATCTATATGCCAATGATCCCTGAAGCCGCTTTTGCAATGCTTGCATGTGCACGTATTGGTGCAATTCATTCAGTGGTTTTTGGTGGATTTAGTGCTGAGGCATTGAGAGATAGAATCCAAGATGCTCAGGCAAAACTTGTCATCACTGCTGATGGTGCTTATAGACGAGGTAAGCCATATATGCTCAAACCCGTTGTGGATGTAGCGCTGGCAAAGGATTGCGAAAGCGTAGAAGCAGTTTTGGTTGTTAGAAGAAACAACGAAGAGATCAAATGGCATGACCATAGAGACTATGACTATAATGAGCTTATTAAAGATATGCCAGCACGCTGCGAACCAGAAATCATGGATAGCGAAGATCCACTCTTTTTGCTCTATACTTCTGGCTCTACAGGTAAACCAAAAGGGGTGCAGCACTCACAAGCTGGATATATCCTCTGGGCGCAACTTACGATGGAGTGGGTATTTGATATCAAAGATACCGACACCTACTGGTGTACAGCAGATGTTGGCTGGATTACAGGTCACACCTACATTGTCTATGGACCGCTTGCAGCGGGAGCAACAACCATGATGTATGAAGGAGTTCCAGTCTATCCAGATGCTGGGAGATGGTGGAGAATGATTGAAGAGTATAGAGTCAATCAGTTCTACACTGCTCCTACTGCCATCAGACTCCTTCATAAACTTGGAGCGGATGAGCCGGATAAGTATGATTTAAGCAGCCTCTATATCCTTGGAACCGTTGGAGAGCCTATCAACCCAGATGCTTGGATGTGGTATTTTGAAAAAGTGGGACGAGGGCAGTGCCCAATCGTTGATACATGGTGGCAGACTGAAACAGGAGGTCACATGATTAGTCCACTCCCAGGTGCAACTCCAATTAAACCGGGATCTGCAACATTCCCTCTTCCAGGAATCTTTGCTGAAATTATTGATACTGATGGCAACAAAAAAGAGCCAAACGAAAAAGGGTATCTTTGTATCACAAAACCTTGGCCTAGTATGATTCGAACCATCTGGGGAGATCCAGATAGATTTGTCAAAAGCTACTTTGGCACATGTAAAAAAGATGGAAAGCCAGTCTATTTTAGTGGTGATGGCGCAATATATGATGAAGAAGGGTATATCTGGATCACCGGACGTATGGATGATGTAATTAATGTAAGTGGTCACCGCTTAGGAACTGCTGAGATTGAAGCGGCTATCGGTCACCATCCAAGGGTTGCTGAGTGTGCAGTAGTTGGAAAGCCGCATGAGGTAAAAGGCGAAAGTGTTTTTGCATTTGTGGTACTCAAAGATGATGAAGGCGTAGCTGATGAGATGGAGCTCATTAAAGAGATCAATGAAGTAATCACTAAAGATATCGGACCACTTGCAAAATGTGATGAGATAGCATTTGTTCCAGGACTTCCAAAAACAAGAAGCGGTAAGATCATGCGAAGAATCCTCAGAAGCATTGCCAAAGGCGAAGAGATCAAACAAGATACCTCAACTCTTGAAGATCCTAGCGTAGTAGAAAAGATTATTCAAATTGTTCAAGGATAA
- a CDS encoding tetratricopeptide repeat protein: protein MLQKAVALFEADKFDEALPLFKELAKNGDGEAMYYLGMMYYEGWGVEKDQNKAVEWWKKANRRGNLDAKYMLQTICSTSSVFARE from the coding sequence ATGTTACAAAAAGCAGTAGCACTTTTTGAAGCTGATAAATTTGATGAAGCGTTGCCACTTTTTAAAGAGTTGGCTAAAAATGGTGATGGTGAAGCGATGTACTATCTTGGGATGATGTACTATGAAGGGTGGGGAGTAGAAAAAGATCAAAACAAGGCGGTTGAGTGGTGGAAAAAAGCAAATCGTAGAGGAAATCTTGATGCAAAATATATGCTCCAAACTATCTGCTCTACTTCTAGTGTCTTTGCAAGAGAGTAG
- a CDS encoding MutS-related protein, translated as MEKDLARLHEILNDKKRLLTEIYFELQRFFEQKYGSNTVVLMEIGSFFEVYEVNNDEIKIGKAKEIAEFLNIQLTRKNKSIIENSIANPLMAGVPNFALDRYLSRLVQSKKYTIVLIRQKGAPPNVKRYIANIISPGTNFDYQAEPNENFIVSLIIGQNRGSYYAGYAAVDVTIGKCYVNQLYSTKDDKTFALDEIFTLLQTYQTNEIVITYDGNVDQEFVQNYLELEHYTCNINRSRLKIDYQNSLFASIFSINSILSPIEYLDLERYPYSSEALAILIDFIIEHDPALVQKLMRPIFLGNKHYVYLGNNALEQLNIISRDPEEMTLLKLIDHTSTPIGKRLLKERLLNPIQDANELQRRYDLIETFLERYEKFEKLLKQVYDIERILRRIKLKKLHPFEINYLHASLYAIEKIYRDLEESLQDLAQFDFAELHSFRTELEHIFNLEETAKFRRDQIEANIFNEGVNIFIDRIEEQIAHIFTKLEHFTQHVKSFFDKDESFVTLGWLESEGFFINLTKNRYKLIEEKLLNSFVTIDGKHYFFKDFHIKRLKNSVKLTNSYIDNLSQEYIALQAKLIALVKKSYEEALEEIELRYSALLERLISYIGELDFAISGAKVAKLYNYARPTITKEQKLEFIALRHPIIESREENGIYVPNDLLLGEPSSEHEHITTLASSGKEVRGVLLYGINSSGKSSLMKSVGIAVVMAQAGFFVPAAAMRFGLVDKIFTRIVSKDNLYKGLSTFAIEMLELKNIFNRATANSLVLGDEISHGTETYSALSIVSAAIKRLSEIGSYFIFATHLHQLTSIKAIAELSNIVFLHLGVYYDEEKDRLVYDRKLQIGSGSTMYGLEFAKALHMDRKFLEYAYSIRKNLTGEKSEAELLKQKRKSRYNKKVYLTKCAICNAPVEEVHHIAPKAKAKAGFIDHFKANHKYNLIPLCAKHHKMVHEGKIIISGFVMMQEGLKLHFHEIEGG; from the coding sequence TTGGAAAAAGACCTCGCAAGACTCCATGAGATCCTAAACGACAAAAAGCGTCTTTTAACTGAAATATATTTTGAGCTGCAGCGCTTTTTTGAGCAAAAGTATGGAAGCAATACCGTTGTGTTGATGGAGATAGGATCTTTTTTTGAAGTGTATGAGGTCAACAATGATGAGATAAAAATAGGAAAAGCTAAAGAGATAGCAGAGTTTCTCAATATCCAACTTACTCGCAAAAATAAATCAATCATAGAAAACTCTATAGCCAACCCTTTGATGGCGGGAGTGCCAAATTTTGCGCTTGATCGCTATCTTAGTCGCCTCGTGCAGAGCAAAAAATATACAATCGTCCTTATACGCCAAAAGGGAGCGCCTCCAAATGTCAAGCGCTATATTGCCAATATTATCTCTCCCGGTACCAATTTTGACTATCAGGCTGAGCCAAATGAGAACTTCATTGTCTCACTCATTATTGGTCAAAATAGAGGAAGTTACTATGCTGGCTATGCAGCTGTAGATGTAACTATTGGCAAATGCTATGTCAACCAACTCTACTCCACAAAAGATGACAAAACTTTTGCACTTGATGAGATTTTTACACTTTTGCAAACCTATCAAACAAATGAAATTGTTATTACTTATGATGGGAATGTAGATCAAGAATTTGTGCAAAACTATCTTGAACTTGAGCACTATACCTGCAATATCAATCGCTCACGACTCAAAATAGATTATCAAAACTCTCTCTTTGCTTCGATTTTTTCCATTAACTCCATTCTCTCACCTATAGAGTATCTCGATCTTGAGCGCTATCCCTATAGCAGTGAAGCGCTGGCGATTTTAATCGATTTTATTATCGAGCATGATCCTGCTTTAGTACAAAAGCTTATGCGTCCAATATTTTTGGGCAATAAACACTATGTTTACCTTGGTAACAACGCTTTAGAGCAGCTCAATATCATCTCACGCGATCCTGAAGAGATGACGCTGCTCAAACTCATTGATCACACCTCTACACCGATTGGAAAGAGGCTTCTTAAAGAGCGTCTGCTCAATCCTATTCAAGATGCAAATGAGCTGCAAAGACGCTACGATCTTATAGAGACATTTTTGGAGCGGTACGAAAAATTTGAAAAGCTTCTCAAACAAGTCTATGATATAGAGCGCATCTTGCGCCGTATAAAGCTAAAAAAGCTCCATCCTTTTGAGATAAACTACCTGCATGCTTCGCTCTATGCGATAGAGAAAATTTATAGAGATCTTGAAGAGAGCCTCCAAGATCTTGCCCAGTTTGATTTTGCAGAACTCCATAGTTTTCGCACAGAGTTAGAGCATATTTTCAATCTTGAAGAGACTGCAAAATTTCGCCGCGACCAAATTGAAGCAAATATTTTCAATGAAGGTGTTAATATCTTTATCGATCGCATTGAAGAGCAGATTGCGCATATTTTTACAAAATTAGAGCACTTCACGCAGCATGTAAAAAGTTTTTTTGATAAAGATGAATCTTTTGTAACCTTAGGTTGGTTAGAGAGTGAAGGTTTTTTTATAAACCTTACTAAAAATCGCTATAAGCTTATTGAAGAAAAACTCCTTAATAGTTTTGTCACAATAGATGGGAAGCACTACTTTTTTAAAGATTTTCACATTAAGCGATTGAAAAATAGCGTTAAACTTACAAATAGCTATATTGATAACCTCTCGCAAGAGTATATCGCACTGCAAGCAAAACTCATTGCTCTAGTGAAGAAGAGTTATGAAGAGGCTCTTGAAGAGATTGAGCTACGCTACAGTGCGCTGCTTGAGCGCCTCATTAGCTATATAGGTGAGCTTGACTTTGCAATTAGTGGGGCAAAGGTTGCCAAACTCTACAACTATGCAAGACCAACGATTACGAAAGAGCAAAAGCTCGAATTCATCGCCTTGCGCCATCCAATCATAGAGTCACGGGAAGAAAATGGTATCTATGTTCCAAACGATCTTTTGCTAGGTGAGCCTTCAAGTGAGCATGAGCATATTACTACCTTGGCAAGTAGTGGCAAAGAGGTAAGGGGAGTGCTCCTTTATGGAATAAACTCAAGTGGCAAGAGCTCGCTCATGAAGAGTGTTGGGATTGCAGTAGTGATGGCGCAAGCTGGCTTTTTTGTACCAGCTGCTGCTATGCGCTTTGGTTTGGTAGATAAGATTTTTACAAGAATAGTCTCAAAAGATAATCTCTACAAAGGGCTTTCTACTTTTGCTATAGAGATGTTGGAGCTCAAAAATATCTTTAACCGTGCTACAGCAAATTCCCTAGTACTCGGAGATGAGATAAGCCATGGGACAGAGACTTACTCAGCACTCTCCATAGTGAGTGCAGCGATTAAGCGGCTTAGTGAAATTGGAAGCTACTTTATCTTTGCTACACATCTGCACCAACTCACTTCCATTAAAGCTATTGCAGAGCTTTCAAATATTGTCTTTTTGCACCTTGGTGTGTACTATGATGAGGAGAAAGATAGGCTTGTGTATGATAGGAAGCTACAAATTGGAAGTGGAAGCACTATGTATGGGCTAGAGTTTGCAAAAGCGCTTCATATGGATAGGAAATTTTTAGAGTATGCATATAGTATTCGCAAAAATCTCACAGGTGAAAAAAGTGAAGCGGAGCTTTTGAAGCAAAAAAGAAAGAGCCGCTATAATAAGAAGGTATACTTAACAAAGTGTGCTATTTGCAATGCACCGGTAGAGGAAGTACACCACATTGCCCCAAAGGCAAAAGCAAAAGCTGGTTTTATCGATCATTTCAAAGCAAATCACAAATATAATCTTATCCCCCTTTGTGCAAAACACCATAAAATGGTGCATGAGGGCAAAATAATCATTAGTGGATTTGTGATGATGCAAGAGGGGTTGAAACTCCATTTTCATGAGATAGAAGGAGGGTAG
- the pyrF gene encoding orotidine-5'-phosphate decarboxylase produces the protein MELCVALDLPLREQNLTLAKEIKEFPVWLKVGLRSYIRDGKEFIQDLKAINPEFKIFADLKLYDIPNTMADAAEELAKIGVEMFNIHASAGKEAMQTVMQRLEQFSKRPLVLAVTVLTSFNEEQFRTIYNASIDEKATQFAKDAFDAGLDGVVCSVYESKKIKQITAHNFITLTPGIRPFGEDAGDQKRVADIPIAKENRSDIIVVGRPIYKAKNPKEVVQKILTKL, from the coding sequence ATGGAGCTTTGTGTAGCACTCGATCTCCCCTTGCGTGAACAAAATCTCACTCTTGCCAAAGAAATCAAAGAGTTCCCTGTCTGGCTTAAAGTTGGACTGCGCAGTTATATACGCGATGGCAAAGAGTTTATACAAGATCTCAAAGCAATTAATCCTGAGTTTAAAATCTTTGCAGATCTCAAACTCTACGATATTCCCAATACGATGGCAGATGCAGCCGAAGAGCTTGCAAAAATTGGCGTTGAGATGTTTAATATTCATGCAAGTGCTGGCAAAGAAGCTATGCAAACAGTTATGCAACGATTGGAGCAGTTTTCAAAGAGGCCTCTTGTACTTGCAGTCACAGTGCTTACATCTTTTAATGAAGAGCAGTTTCGCACTATCTACAACGCTTCTATCGATGAAAAGGCAACGCAATTTGCAAAAGATGCCTTTGATGCAGGCTTAGATGGAGTAGTTTGCAGTGTATATGAGAGCAAAAAAATAAAGCAGATTACTGCTCATAATTTTATTACTCTCACTCCTGGCATTCGCCCTTTTGGCGAAGATGCAGGAGATCAAAAGCGAGTTGCAGATATACCTATAGCAAAAGAGAACCGTAGTGACATCATTGTAGTTGGTCGTCCTATCTATAAAGCTAAAAATCCAAAAGAGGTTGTCCAAAAAATATTGACAAAATTGTGA
- a CDS encoding NYN domain-containing protein — protein MEKPQKLAVLIDADNAQPSIIDALLAEIAKYGTAYVKRIYGDWTSPKLKGWKEVLLTHSIQPIQQFGYTTGKNATDSAMIIDAMDLLYSGNFDGFCIVSSDSDFTKLASRIRESGLMVYGFGEKKTPLPFVAACDKFIYTEVLRADEQSEENQKRWSTQELRRDKKLIRLLQEAADATSDESGWAHLGALGNYIAKQSPQFDPRNYGYKKLSELVKATGLFEIDERKSFNGPKAIYVRNKRK, from the coding sequence ATGGAAAAACCTCAAAAACTAGCAGTCCTCATCGATGCAGACAACGCACAGCCTTCTATTATTGATGCGCTATTGGCAGAGATCGCAAAATATGGTACAGCCTATGTGAAAAGAATATATGGTGATTGGACAAGTCCAAAACTCAAAGGCTGGAAGGAAGTGCTGCTTACCCACTCTATTCAGCCTATACAACAGTTTGGTTATACTACAGGCAAAAATGCTACAGATAGTGCCATGATTATTGATGCTATGGATCTTCTCTATTCAGGAAATTTTGATGGTTTTTGTATCGTAAGTAGTGATAGCGACTTTACAAAGCTTGCATCAAGAATCAGAGAGTCTGGTTTGATGGTATATGGATTTGGGGAAAAGAAGACTCCACTACCGTTTGTAGCAGCCTGTGACAAATTTATCTATACAGAGGTTTTAAGAGCCGATGAACAGAGTGAAGAGAACCAAAAGAGATGGAGTACGCAGGAGCTTAGGCGTGATAAAAAACTGATACGTCTTTTGCAAGAGGCTGCTGATGCAACAAGTGATGAGAGTGGTTGGGCACATCTAGGAGCATTGGGAAACTATATTGCTAAGCAGTCACCACAATTTGATCCAAGAAACTATGGTTATAAAAAACTTAGTGAATTAGTCAAAGCTACAGGACTTTTTGAAATAGATGAGCGTAAAAGCTTCAACGGACCAAAAGCAATTTATGTAAGAAATAAGAGGAAATAG